A part of Neodiprion pinetum isolate iyNeoPine1 chromosome 4, iyNeoPine1.2, whole genome shotgun sequence genomic DNA contains:
- the AlaRS-m gene encoding alanine--tRNA ligase, mitochondrial isoform X1, with protein sequence MNKTMIARFYSKKLQNVKSSHAIRKEFIDFFTRDLNHKYIRSSPVLPLCDPTVAFVNAGMNQFKGVFLGHLNPPAKRVANSQKCIRIGGKHNDLDAVGQDTYHHTFFEMLGNWSFGDYFKEEACEFAWKLLTGPYGINENRLYVTYFAGDEKMGLKPDLECKDIWLRLGVSQDRILPFGSQDNFWEMGTTGPCGPCTEIHIDHTMQTSNQASRVNRGHADLTELWNIVFIEYQRLSDGPIVPLPKKHIDTGMGFERLVAVLQGKRSNYDTDIFQPLFDTIKKKTNAPEYQGRFMSADKNGIDTAYRTLADHARMVTIALADGMLPDQNHKLRKVLRKAVDVGEKVFQQSGLLHELSFRVADNLGNVYPEIQKNLKQVQKLIAYEEDLLKSLRDTAGTEWKRIIKTRSALASVSNTTAPGLAAAYKDLQSSLFILASNDKFPRVLPPDIAFKMYDTYGLDPDTISELAKVESLSFDKNEFNNELNNARQRSKMNFGKVDEEIVSQESLQLLEKKNVPTTDDSAKYSYTVTDKVYYFPPVNCKLLGMIVGGKLISETQSHVIDDSQSIIEATVMHSGNIVEIDSIIDANATVGLILDKTPFYSPEGGQGSDVGQIQVKNVIFDVKEVRKICNYVFHIGKFIVQDGIKPEAELHVGDECVATINEKTRLGLMRHHTSTHLINAALHKILPATGQRGSNVAKDSLDLQFSVFGEKLSPKDIETVETLINKSINADVAVKTRTIDALGLTSEENITLVPGEVYPDTGIRIVEIIGQDLQSIEACCGTHVQNTGALEHLCILKVKSLGTGSQSIRAIAGPIARLARQAGENVKQQIILLEEDINTGNAQFNLLDTRVQDIKRQLMDRTERIPLPYSIKHECVSRLEMLARNSKSQERSAMKESIENELKSIVQSCTLPFVVHCFQPVNVALESVSLQKVTKFCSNTPTLVIAHNKEMVKARCSVPKEMASSEFNAQLWMQTVLPIFKAHGSSPKGQDPLLIQHMKSKRVSDLELKGLVERAVIEATKFAALHVKKSRHQTK encoded by the exons atgaataaaactATGATCGCTAGATTTTACagcaaaaaattacagaacGTCAAAAGTTCTCATGCTATACGAAAAGagtttattgattttttcactcgTGACTTAAATCACAAATACATACGGTCAAGTCCGGTTTTACCGCTATGTGATCCAACTGTTGCCTTCGTTAATGCAGGAATGAATCAG TTCAAAGGTGTTTTCTTGGGCCATTTAAATCCTCCGGCGAAAAGGGTGGCCAATTCACAAAAATGTATCAGAATCGGTGGAAAGCACAATGATCTAGACGCCGTTGGCCAAGATACTTATCATCATACCTTTTTCGAGATGCTGGGAAACTGGTCGTTTGGAGATTACTTCAAA GAAGAAGCGTGCGAGTTTGCTTGGAAATTGTTAACAGGACCTTATGGGATAAATGAAAATCGGCTTTACGTAACTTACTTCGCGGGTGATGAGAAAATGGGTTTAAAGCCAGATCTGGAATGTAAAGATATATGGTTACGGCTTGGCGTATCACAGGATCGCATTCTTCCTTTTGGATCGCAGGATAACTTTTGGGAAATGGGAACGACCGGCCCTTGTGGTCCTTGTACTGAAATACACATAGATCACACAATGCAGACAAGTAATCAGGCTTCCAGAGTCAACAGAGGTCATGCCGATCTCACAGAGTTGTGGAATATAGTATTCATCGAGTATCAGAG ACTTTCAGACGGCCCGATTGTTCCTCTACCAAAAAAGCATATCGATACTGGAATGGGTTTTGAAAGACTAGTCGCTGTCTTGCAAGGAAAGAGATCAAACTATGACAcggatatttttcaaccgcTGTTCGATActattaagaaaaaaacgaatgcTCCTGAGTATCAGGGCAGGTTTATGTCTGCAGACAAAAATGGAATTGATACTGCCTACAGAACTCTGGCTGACCATGCGAGAATGGTTACGATTGCGCTAGCTGACGGGATGTTGCCTGATCAGAA TCACAAGTTGAGGAAGGTATTGAGAAAAGCTGTGGATGTCGGGGAAAAGGTATTTCAGCAAAGTGGGCTACTTCACGAATTGTCTTTTCGTGTAGCTGACAACCTGGGGAACGTATATCCAGAGatacagaaaaatttaaaacag GTCCAAAAACTTATAGCGTACGAAGAAGACTTGTTGAAGTCATTGAGGGACACAGCTGGAACCGAATggaaaagaataattaaaactaGGTCTGCGCTCGCATCAGTAAGCAATACTACTGCTCCAGGTTTAGCTGCTGCTTACAAGGATTTACAATCCAGCTTATTCATTCT TGCTTCGAATGATAAATTTCCGCGGGTTCTGCCACCGGATATTGCGTTCAAGATGTACGATACTTATGGCTTGGATCCGGATACGATATCGGAATTGGCCAAAGTAGAATCCCTGTCATTTgacaaaaatgaattcaacAACGAATTGAATAATGCTAGGCAAAGATCTAAGATGAATTTTGGTAAAGTGGATGAGGAAATTGTATCACAAGAATCTCTACAActactggaaaaaaaaaatgtaccaaCGACAGACGACAGTGCCAAGTACAGTTACACTGTAACGGATAAGGTGTATTACTTTCCTCCAGtcaattgtaaattattagGAATGATTGTGGGTG GTAAATTGATATCCGAAACACAATCGCACGTCATTGATGACAGTCAATCAATTATTGAAGCGACGGTTATGCATAGCGGTAATATTGTGGAAATTGACTCGATTATTGATGCGAATGCAACAGTTGGGTTGATATTAGATAAAACACCGTTTTATTCTCCTGAAGGAGGTCAGGGTTCGGATGTAGGACAAATAcaagtgaaaaatgtaatttttgacGTCAAGGAGGTGAGAAAAATATGCAACTACGTTTTTCACATTGGGAAGTTTATAGTCCAAGACGGAAT AAAACCGGAAGCCGAATTACATGTTGGAGATGAATGCGTGGCGACAATAAATGAAAAGACACGGTTGGGGTTAATGCGGCATCACACGTCGACACATTTAATCAATGCAGCGCTACACAAAATTTTGCCTGCAACAGGCCAACGTGGCAGTAATGTTGCAAAAGACAGTTTAGATTTACAGTTTAGCGTGTTTGGGGAAAAATTGTCGCCTAAAGATATCGAAACTGTTGAAACGCTTATCAACAAAAGTATAAACGCGGATGTTGCTGTTAAAACTAGAACTATCGATGCACTAGGTTTGACATCAGAGGAAAACATCACGTTAGTGCCTGGAGAAGTATACCCAGATACGGGAATCAGAATCGTCGAAATTATCGGCCAGGATTTACAATCAAT TGAAGCTTGTTGCGGAACGCATGTTCAGAACACAGGAGCGCTGGAACATCTTTGTATTTTGAAAGTGAAATCTTTGGGAACTGGTAGCCAAAGCATAAGGGCAATTGCTGGGCCAATAGCTAGACTAGCAAGACAAGCTGGGGAAAATGTTAAGCAGCAAATAATTCTATTAGAGGAAGATATAAATACGGGAAATGCTCAGTTTAATCTTCTTGACACTAGAGTTCAAGACATAAAACGCCAATTGATGGATAGAACTGAACGAATTCCGTTACCTTATTCTATCAAGCACGAATGTGTTTCGAGATTGGAAATGCTGGCGCGAAATTCAAAGTCTCAAGAACGTAGTGCGATGAA AGAATCTatagaaaatgaattgaaaagcATCGTACAATCGTGCACATTGCCATTTGTAGTTCATTGTTTTCAACCGGTTAATGTGGCGCTCGAAAGTGTTTCGTTGcaaaaagtaacaaaattttgttccaaCACTCCTACGCTTGTTATTGCACATAACAAAGAAATGGTTAAAGCAAGATGTAGCGTACCTAAG GAAATGGCATCCAGTGAGTTTAACGCACAGTTGTGGATGCAAACTGTACTACCGATCTTTAAGGCGCACGGAAGTTCCCCGAAAGGTCAAGATCCACTCTTGATTCAGCATATGAAAAGCAAGAGAGTATCAGATCTTGAGCTGAAAGGTTTAGTTGAAAGAGCTGTTATAGAAGCAACAAAGTTTGCTGCGCTgcatgtaaaaaaatcaagacaTCAAACaaaatga
- the AlaRS-m gene encoding alanine--tRNA ligase, mitochondrial isoform X2, with product MCFKGVFLGHLNPPAKRVANSQKCIRIGGKHNDLDAVGQDTYHHTFFEMLGNWSFGDYFKEEACEFAWKLLTGPYGINENRLYVTYFAGDEKMGLKPDLECKDIWLRLGVSQDRILPFGSQDNFWEMGTTGPCGPCTEIHIDHTMQTSNQASRVNRGHADLTELWNIVFIEYQRLSDGPIVPLPKKHIDTGMGFERLVAVLQGKRSNYDTDIFQPLFDTIKKKTNAPEYQGRFMSADKNGIDTAYRTLADHARMVTIALADGMLPDQNHKLRKVLRKAVDVGEKVFQQSGLLHELSFRVADNLGNVYPEIQKNLKQVQKLIAYEEDLLKSLRDTAGTEWKRIIKTRSALASVSNTTAPGLAAAYKDLQSSLFILASNDKFPRVLPPDIAFKMYDTYGLDPDTISELAKVESLSFDKNEFNNELNNARQRSKMNFGKVDEEIVSQESLQLLEKKNVPTTDDSAKYSYTVTDKVYYFPPVNCKLLGMIVGGKLISETQSHVIDDSQSIIEATVMHSGNIVEIDSIIDANATVGLILDKTPFYSPEGGQGSDVGQIQVKNVIFDVKEVRKICNYVFHIGKFIVQDGIKPEAELHVGDECVATINEKTRLGLMRHHTSTHLINAALHKILPATGQRGSNVAKDSLDLQFSVFGEKLSPKDIETVETLINKSINADVAVKTRTIDALGLTSEENITLVPGEVYPDTGIRIVEIIGQDLQSIEACCGTHVQNTGALEHLCILKVKSLGTGSQSIRAIAGPIARLARQAGENVKQQIILLEEDINTGNAQFNLLDTRVQDIKRQLMDRTERIPLPYSIKHECVSRLEMLARNSKSQERSAMKESIENELKSIVQSCTLPFVVHCFQPVNVALESVSLQKVTKFCSNTPTLVIAHNKEMVKARCSVPKEMASSEFNAQLWMQTVLPIFKAHGSSPKGQDPLLIQHMKSKRVSDLELKGLVERAVIEATKFAALHVKKSRHQTK from the exons ATGTGT TTCAAAGGTGTTTTCTTGGGCCATTTAAATCCTCCGGCGAAAAGGGTGGCCAATTCACAAAAATGTATCAGAATCGGTGGAAAGCACAATGATCTAGACGCCGTTGGCCAAGATACTTATCATCATACCTTTTTCGAGATGCTGGGAAACTGGTCGTTTGGAGATTACTTCAAA GAAGAAGCGTGCGAGTTTGCTTGGAAATTGTTAACAGGACCTTATGGGATAAATGAAAATCGGCTTTACGTAACTTACTTCGCGGGTGATGAGAAAATGGGTTTAAAGCCAGATCTGGAATGTAAAGATATATGGTTACGGCTTGGCGTATCACAGGATCGCATTCTTCCTTTTGGATCGCAGGATAACTTTTGGGAAATGGGAACGACCGGCCCTTGTGGTCCTTGTACTGAAATACACATAGATCACACAATGCAGACAAGTAATCAGGCTTCCAGAGTCAACAGAGGTCATGCCGATCTCACAGAGTTGTGGAATATAGTATTCATCGAGTATCAGAG ACTTTCAGACGGCCCGATTGTTCCTCTACCAAAAAAGCATATCGATACTGGAATGGGTTTTGAAAGACTAGTCGCTGTCTTGCAAGGAAAGAGATCAAACTATGACAcggatatttttcaaccgcTGTTCGATActattaagaaaaaaacgaatgcTCCTGAGTATCAGGGCAGGTTTATGTCTGCAGACAAAAATGGAATTGATACTGCCTACAGAACTCTGGCTGACCATGCGAGAATGGTTACGATTGCGCTAGCTGACGGGATGTTGCCTGATCAGAA TCACAAGTTGAGGAAGGTATTGAGAAAAGCTGTGGATGTCGGGGAAAAGGTATTTCAGCAAAGTGGGCTACTTCACGAATTGTCTTTTCGTGTAGCTGACAACCTGGGGAACGTATATCCAGAGatacagaaaaatttaaaacag GTCCAAAAACTTATAGCGTACGAAGAAGACTTGTTGAAGTCATTGAGGGACACAGCTGGAACCGAATggaaaagaataattaaaactaGGTCTGCGCTCGCATCAGTAAGCAATACTACTGCTCCAGGTTTAGCTGCTGCTTACAAGGATTTACAATCCAGCTTATTCATTCT TGCTTCGAATGATAAATTTCCGCGGGTTCTGCCACCGGATATTGCGTTCAAGATGTACGATACTTATGGCTTGGATCCGGATACGATATCGGAATTGGCCAAAGTAGAATCCCTGTCATTTgacaaaaatgaattcaacAACGAATTGAATAATGCTAGGCAAAGATCTAAGATGAATTTTGGTAAAGTGGATGAGGAAATTGTATCACAAGAATCTCTACAActactggaaaaaaaaaatgtaccaaCGACAGACGACAGTGCCAAGTACAGTTACACTGTAACGGATAAGGTGTATTACTTTCCTCCAGtcaattgtaaattattagGAATGATTGTGGGTG GTAAATTGATATCCGAAACACAATCGCACGTCATTGATGACAGTCAATCAATTATTGAAGCGACGGTTATGCATAGCGGTAATATTGTGGAAATTGACTCGATTATTGATGCGAATGCAACAGTTGGGTTGATATTAGATAAAACACCGTTTTATTCTCCTGAAGGAGGTCAGGGTTCGGATGTAGGACAAATAcaagtgaaaaatgtaatttttgacGTCAAGGAGGTGAGAAAAATATGCAACTACGTTTTTCACATTGGGAAGTTTATAGTCCAAGACGGAAT AAAACCGGAAGCCGAATTACATGTTGGAGATGAATGCGTGGCGACAATAAATGAAAAGACACGGTTGGGGTTAATGCGGCATCACACGTCGACACATTTAATCAATGCAGCGCTACACAAAATTTTGCCTGCAACAGGCCAACGTGGCAGTAATGTTGCAAAAGACAGTTTAGATTTACAGTTTAGCGTGTTTGGGGAAAAATTGTCGCCTAAAGATATCGAAACTGTTGAAACGCTTATCAACAAAAGTATAAACGCGGATGTTGCTGTTAAAACTAGAACTATCGATGCACTAGGTTTGACATCAGAGGAAAACATCACGTTAGTGCCTGGAGAAGTATACCCAGATACGGGAATCAGAATCGTCGAAATTATCGGCCAGGATTTACAATCAAT TGAAGCTTGTTGCGGAACGCATGTTCAGAACACAGGAGCGCTGGAACATCTTTGTATTTTGAAAGTGAAATCTTTGGGAACTGGTAGCCAAAGCATAAGGGCAATTGCTGGGCCAATAGCTAGACTAGCAAGACAAGCTGGGGAAAATGTTAAGCAGCAAATAATTCTATTAGAGGAAGATATAAATACGGGAAATGCTCAGTTTAATCTTCTTGACACTAGAGTTCAAGACATAAAACGCCAATTGATGGATAGAACTGAACGAATTCCGTTACCTTATTCTATCAAGCACGAATGTGTTTCGAGATTGGAAATGCTGGCGCGAAATTCAAAGTCTCAAGAACGTAGTGCGATGAA AGAATCTatagaaaatgaattgaaaagcATCGTACAATCGTGCACATTGCCATTTGTAGTTCATTGTTTTCAACCGGTTAATGTGGCGCTCGAAAGTGTTTCGTTGcaaaaagtaacaaaattttgttccaaCACTCCTACGCTTGTTATTGCACATAACAAAGAAATGGTTAAAGCAAGATGTAGCGTACCTAAG GAAATGGCATCCAGTGAGTTTAACGCACAGTTGTGGATGCAAACTGTACTACCGATCTTTAAGGCGCACGGAAGTTCCCCGAAAGGTCAAGATCCACTCTTGATTCAGCATATGAAAAGCAAGAGAGTATCAGATCTTGAGCTGAAAGGTTTAGTTGAAAGAGCTGTTATAGAAGCAACAAAGTTTGCTGCGCTgcatgtaaaaaaatcaagacaTCAAACaaaatga
- the LOC124217504 gene encoding mitochondrial GTPase 1, whose amino-acid sequence MSGIGGKVVPKFRDVFRIPDKEVLHWFPGHMGKGLKQMQKQLAMVDCVIEVHDARIPISGRNPNFRHTVTGLKPHIFVLNKKDLADSSYQDAATNYLQQEGFTNIIYTNFKDQKCEGLKKILPLATSLIKDSNRYNRTNKEDYALMVIGVPNVGKSSLINRLRNRYLRKSNATSVGAIAGITRSVLTKIRISNNPSVFLLDTPGVLTPNVPNAEAGLKLGLVSCLQDHLVGPEIMADYLLYWLNKQNKFDYVEKLGIPEPCDNIMEVLLLTATKLGKKKKFKNWDGQILIKPDTHAAAEYFLKTFRIGELGPICLDADLLTNSESQNLINSTGIP is encoded by the coding sequence ATGTCTGGTATAGGAGGTAAAGTAGTCCCGAAATTTCGCGACGTGTTTCGAATTCCGGACAAAGAGGTACTGCACTGGTTCCCTGGGCACATGGGCAAAGGCCTAAAGCAAATGCAGAAGCAATTGGCAATGGTTGATTGTGTAATAGAAGTACACGACGCTCGGATACCGATATCGGGAAGAAACCCAAACTTTAGACATACGGTTACCGGTTTGAAGCCGCATATATttgttttaaacaaaaaagacTTGGCTGATAGTAGCTACCAAGATGCAGCGACAAATTATCTGCAGCAAGAGGGATTCACTAATATAATTTACACTAACTTTAAAGACCAAAAATGTGagggattgaaaaaaattttacctttGGCAACAAGTTTGATAAAAGATTCAAATCGCTACAATCGAACAAACAAAGAAGATTATGCATTAATGGTTATTGGTGTGCCAAATGTGGGAAAGTCGTCACTGATTAACCGCCTGAGAAACAGATACCTCCGTAAATCGAACGCTACTAGTGTTGGTGCAATAGCCGGTATAACTCGATCGGTATTGACAAAAATTAGAATTAGCAATAATCCATCCGTATTTCTATTAGATACACCTGGCGTTTTAACACCTAATGTGCCGAATGCAGAAGCTGGTTTGAAATTGGGTTTAGTGAGCTGTTTGCAGGATCACTTAGTCGGACCAGAAATAATGGCTGATTATTTACTATACTGgttgaataaacaaaacaaattcgactatgttgaaaaattagggATACCAGAACCATGCGATAACATAATGGAAGTCCTTTTATTAACTGCAacaaaattaggaaaaaagaaaaaatttaaaaactggGATGGTCAGATTCTTATAAAACCTGACACACATGCAGctgctgaatattttttaaaaacgttcAGAATCGGCGAACTTGGTCCTATATGTTTAGATGCAGATCTCCTTACAAATTCAGAGTCACAGAACTTAATAAATTCTACAGGGATACCATAA
- the AlaRS-m gene encoding alanine--tRNA ligase, mitochondrial isoform X3, with protein sequence MLGNWSFGDYFKEEACEFAWKLLTGPYGINENRLYVTYFAGDEKMGLKPDLECKDIWLRLGVSQDRILPFGSQDNFWEMGTTGPCGPCTEIHIDHTMQTSNQASRVNRGHADLTELWNIVFIEYQRLSDGPIVPLPKKHIDTGMGFERLVAVLQGKRSNYDTDIFQPLFDTIKKKTNAPEYQGRFMSADKNGIDTAYRTLADHARMVTIALADGMLPDQNHKLRKVLRKAVDVGEKVFQQSGLLHELSFRVADNLGNVYPEIQKNLKQVQKLIAYEEDLLKSLRDTAGTEWKRIIKTRSALASVSNTTAPGLAAAYKDLQSSLFILASNDKFPRVLPPDIAFKMYDTYGLDPDTISELAKVESLSFDKNEFNNELNNARQRSKMNFGKVDEEIVSQESLQLLEKKNVPTTDDSAKYSYTVTDKVYYFPPVNCKLLGMIVGGKLISETQSHVIDDSQSIIEATVMHSGNIVEIDSIIDANATVGLILDKTPFYSPEGGQGSDVGQIQVKNVIFDVKEVRKICNYVFHIGKFIVQDGIKPEAELHVGDECVATINEKTRLGLMRHHTSTHLINAALHKILPATGQRGSNVAKDSLDLQFSVFGEKLSPKDIETVETLINKSINADVAVKTRTIDALGLTSEENITLVPGEVYPDTGIRIVEIIGQDLQSIEACCGTHVQNTGALEHLCILKVKSLGTGSQSIRAIAGPIARLARQAGENVKQQIILLEEDINTGNAQFNLLDTRVQDIKRQLMDRTERIPLPYSIKHECVSRLEMLARNSKSQERSAMKESIENELKSIVQSCTLPFVVHCFQPVNVALESVSLQKVTKFCSNTPTLVIAHNKEMVKARCSVPKEMASSEFNAQLWMQTVLPIFKAHGSSPKGQDPLLIQHMKSKRVSDLELKGLVERAVIEATKFAALHVKKSRHQTK encoded by the exons ATGCTGGGAAACTGGTCGTTTGGAGATTACTTCAAA GAAGAAGCGTGCGAGTTTGCTTGGAAATTGTTAACAGGACCTTATGGGATAAATGAAAATCGGCTTTACGTAACTTACTTCGCGGGTGATGAGAAAATGGGTTTAAAGCCAGATCTGGAATGTAAAGATATATGGTTACGGCTTGGCGTATCACAGGATCGCATTCTTCCTTTTGGATCGCAGGATAACTTTTGGGAAATGGGAACGACCGGCCCTTGTGGTCCTTGTACTGAAATACACATAGATCACACAATGCAGACAAGTAATCAGGCTTCCAGAGTCAACAGAGGTCATGCCGATCTCACAGAGTTGTGGAATATAGTATTCATCGAGTATCAGAG ACTTTCAGACGGCCCGATTGTTCCTCTACCAAAAAAGCATATCGATACTGGAATGGGTTTTGAAAGACTAGTCGCTGTCTTGCAAGGAAAGAGATCAAACTATGACAcggatatttttcaaccgcTGTTCGATActattaagaaaaaaacgaatgcTCCTGAGTATCAGGGCAGGTTTATGTCTGCAGACAAAAATGGAATTGATACTGCCTACAGAACTCTGGCTGACCATGCGAGAATGGTTACGATTGCGCTAGCTGACGGGATGTTGCCTGATCAGAA TCACAAGTTGAGGAAGGTATTGAGAAAAGCTGTGGATGTCGGGGAAAAGGTATTTCAGCAAAGTGGGCTACTTCACGAATTGTCTTTTCGTGTAGCTGACAACCTGGGGAACGTATATCCAGAGatacagaaaaatttaaaacag GTCCAAAAACTTATAGCGTACGAAGAAGACTTGTTGAAGTCATTGAGGGACACAGCTGGAACCGAATggaaaagaataattaaaactaGGTCTGCGCTCGCATCAGTAAGCAATACTACTGCTCCAGGTTTAGCTGCTGCTTACAAGGATTTACAATCCAGCTTATTCATTCT TGCTTCGAATGATAAATTTCCGCGGGTTCTGCCACCGGATATTGCGTTCAAGATGTACGATACTTATGGCTTGGATCCGGATACGATATCGGAATTGGCCAAAGTAGAATCCCTGTCATTTgacaaaaatgaattcaacAACGAATTGAATAATGCTAGGCAAAGATCTAAGATGAATTTTGGTAAAGTGGATGAGGAAATTGTATCACAAGAATCTCTACAActactggaaaaaaaaaatgtaccaaCGACAGACGACAGTGCCAAGTACAGTTACACTGTAACGGATAAGGTGTATTACTTTCCTCCAGtcaattgtaaattattagGAATGATTGTGGGTG GTAAATTGATATCCGAAACACAATCGCACGTCATTGATGACAGTCAATCAATTATTGAAGCGACGGTTATGCATAGCGGTAATATTGTGGAAATTGACTCGATTATTGATGCGAATGCAACAGTTGGGTTGATATTAGATAAAACACCGTTTTATTCTCCTGAAGGAGGTCAGGGTTCGGATGTAGGACAAATAcaagtgaaaaatgtaatttttgacGTCAAGGAGGTGAGAAAAATATGCAACTACGTTTTTCACATTGGGAAGTTTATAGTCCAAGACGGAAT AAAACCGGAAGCCGAATTACATGTTGGAGATGAATGCGTGGCGACAATAAATGAAAAGACACGGTTGGGGTTAATGCGGCATCACACGTCGACACATTTAATCAATGCAGCGCTACACAAAATTTTGCCTGCAACAGGCCAACGTGGCAGTAATGTTGCAAAAGACAGTTTAGATTTACAGTTTAGCGTGTTTGGGGAAAAATTGTCGCCTAAAGATATCGAAACTGTTGAAACGCTTATCAACAAAAGTATAAACGCGGATGTTGCTGTTAAAACTAGAACTATCGATGCACTAGGTTTGACATCAGAGGAAAACATCACGTTAGTGCCTGGAGAAGTATACCCAGATACGGGAATCAGAATCGTCGAAATTATCGGCCAGGATTTACAATCAAT TGAAGCTTGTTGCGGAACGCATGTTCAGAACACAGGAGCGCTGGAACATCTTTGTATTTTGAAAGTGAAATCTTTGGGAACTGGTAGCCAAAGCATAAGGGCAATTGCTGGGCCAATAGCTAGACTAGCAAGACAAGCTGGGGAAAATGTTAAGCAGCAAATAATTCTATTAGAGGAAGATATAAATACGGGAAATGCTCAGTTTAATCTTCTTGACACTAGAGTTCAAGACATAAAACGCCAATTGATGGATAGAACTGAACGAATTCCGTTACCTTATTCTATCAAGCACGAATGTGTTTCGAGATTGGAAATGCTGGCGCGAAATTCAAAGTCTCAAGAACGTAGTGCGATGAA AGAATCTatagaaaatgaattgaaaagcATCGTACAATCGTGCACATTGCCATTTGTAGTTCATTGTTTTCAACCGGTTAATGTGGCGCTCGAAAGTGTTTCGTTGcaaaaagtaacaaaattttgttccaaCACTCCTACGCTTGTTATTGCACATAACAAAGAAATGGTTAAAGCAAGATGTAGCGTACCTAAG GAAATGGCATCCAGTGAGTTTAACGCACAGTTGTGGATGCAAACTGTACTACCGATCTTTAAGGCGCACGGAAGTTCCCCGAAAGGTCAAGATCCACTCTTGATTCAGCATATGAAAAGCAAGAGAGTATCAGATCTTGAGCTGAAAGGTTTAGTTGAAAGAGCTGTTATAGAAGCAACAAAGTTTGCTGCGCTgcatgtaaaaaaatcaagacaTCAAACaaaatga
- the PTPMT1 gene encoding phosphatidylglycerophosphatase and protein-tyrosine phosphatase 1 yields MSGIGVTMLARVSFYPTLVYNVVMEKITSRRWYDRIDETVILGALPFRGMTKQLVNEENVKGVVSMNEDYELWLFSNHKEEWEKHNVEFLQLSTTDIFESPCQEKLKSGVNFINKFRSPSHKIIEGAQIAADSRSKPLDTVYVHCKAGRTRSATLVGCYLMMKNGWTPEEAVSFMRSKRQHILLHRVQWDALRTFYETNVGISTS; encoded by the exons ATGTCTGGTATAGGAG TCACAATGCTTGCGAGAGTTTCGTTTTATCCAACGCTAGTTTATAATGTggtgatggaaaaaattacctCGCGGCGATGGTACGACCGTATAGATGAAACCGTAATTTTGGGAGCTTTACCTTTTCGCGGAATGACCAAACag ctTGTGAATGAGGAAAATGTGAAGGGAGTTGTGTCCATGAACGAAGACTACGAACTTTGGCTATTTTCGAATCATAAAGAG GAATGGGAAAAGCATAACGTGGAGTTTTTACAATTATCAACAACAGATATATTCGAATCGCCTTGccaggaaaaattaaaaagtggggtgaattttatcaataaattcCGATCGCCTTCACATAAAATTATCGAAGGAGCACAAATCGCTGCGGATTCCCGTTCAAAGCCTTTAGACACGGTTTACGTTCACTGTAAAGCAGGAAGAACCCGAAGTGCTACGCTAGTTGGATGCTACTTAATGATG aaaaatggATGGACACCAGAAGAAGCAGTTTCTTTCATGAGAAGCAAAAGACAGCATATACTACTTCACAGAGTCCAATGGGATGCTTTGAGAACATTTTATGAAACGAATGTAGGGATATCCACGTCGTGA